Within Runella rosea, the genomic segment TGAACCATCAGGCCAATATTCATTTTTATAAGCAGGCGAATAGTTGCACGATAAGTGCATAAGAAATACCAAAAAAAATATGTATTTTTTCATTTTTTTTTGTGATACAAATTTATTCTCCTAATTATCATTTTGCCTTACCCTAGGTCTGTGTCTCCACAGACCTTTTCTGTAAAAATGGTATGGGATTTTTACCATATACATCCAAAGAATAGACAAACGTGGAGGGTTGTGAGGACACAGACCAAGGCTAAGAGGTAAAAAATCAATATTGTTTTCTACCAAACCTTCTTCAACTCCGCAATCGTCTGCACGGGATCGGCGGCGGTAAAGACAAAATTTCCTGCCACCAACGCACGTGCGCCAGCGTGGTAGAGGAGGGCCGCGTTGGACTGATTGACGCCGCCGTCGATTTCAATGATGGCATTACTGCCCGATTCGGCAATCATCGCGGCCGTTTGGCGAACGCGCTCGTAGGTGCGCTCAATGAATTTTTGCCCGCCAAATCCTGGGTTGACCGACATAATCAGCACCAAGTCCAAATCTGCAATCACATCTTGCAATAGACTAACGGGGGTGTGTGGATTGAGCGCCACGCCTGCCTTGACCCCCAATAATTTGATTTGCTGAATGGTGCGGTGCAAATGAGGACAGGCTTCGTAGTGAACCGTGAGCACATCGGCGCCCGCGTCACGAAACGCTTCCAGATAACGCTCGGGGTGAACAATCATCAAATGAACGTCCAGCGGTTTTTGGGCGTGTTTTTTGATGGCCGCCGTTACGGGCAGACCAAACGAAATATTGGGAACAAAAACCCCGTCCATAATATCAACGTGAATCCAATCGGCAGTGCTGCGGTTGAGCATTTCTACGTCGCGTTGGAGATTGGCAAAGTCGGCGGCTAAGACGGAAGGGGCAATCAAAGGTGCATTCATGAAATAAAATAACCAGCTAAAAAGTACAATGAATGAGAAAATCGCTGGCAAAGTTCGCCTTTTTTACGAACTCTGGCTCATTTCCCAGCCTAAAATCGCTTTTTTGCGCGTAATTCCCCATCGATACCCGCCAATACCGCCTACTTTTTGCAACACCCGATGGCACGGAATCAGGAACCCGATGCGGTTGCTGCCTATGGCCGTCCCTACGGCCCGACTTGCCTTGGGCTGTCCGATGTGCTGCGCTATTTCGTCGTAACTGACCAACTGCCCGAACGGAATCCGCAGCAATGCCTCCCATACCTTGATCTGAAAATTGGTGCCGCGCAAAAGCATCGTCAGAGGCAAATCGTTGGAGGGTGTTTGGTAAAAGATTTGGTCAATATAGGGTTGGGTTACATCCGTATTTTCAATCCAGTCTGCATTGGCCCAATCCTGACGTAGTTTATCCTTAACGGCCTCGGCGGTGTCTTCGCTCAAAAATTGTAAATCGGTGATGCCCCGTGCGGTGACCGCAATCAAACAGGCTCCGAAAGGGGTTTCATGAATGCCATAATGGATTGTCAATCCTGCACCTTTGGATTTGTATTCGGCGGGGGTCATGGCTTCGTAGGTGATAAACAAATCGTGTAGGCGGCTGGTACTTGAGAGGCCCGTTTCGTAGGTGGCGTGGAGGAGATTGTCAGCGTTGGAAAGACATTCCTTGGCAAATTCTTTGGTCAAAAAGCGCATAAAACGCTGCGGACTGGTGCCTGCCCAACGGCTGAAAAGACGGTTGAAATGAAATTCAGACAAGGCAACGTGGTCGGCAATTTCGCTGAGTGAAGGCTGCTGTTTGAAATTTTGCTCAATAAACACAATTGCCTTTTCAATGCGCTGATAGTCAAGTACCTGTTGTTCGTTGATTGTTTCCATGTTTTTAACATTTATGTCAACAAAGGTACTTGACCCCAACGGGTAGTTCAATCTGATTCTTGCGGAATCTTCCAGAAAATAATCTACTTAAGTTAGCGATTGACAAATTTGGAAGAATCGGTCAATTCGTACCGCACAAAGGGTGCTGTTGTATCCGCTGTGTATTGTTCCGACGAAGGAGACTTTGCCCTTGTATTTGGCGTCTGACGTTTATAATTGGCGGAAGAATTGCCGTTGCTGTTTGTGCGAGAAGGCTTCACCACAAAAGTGATGCCGCCTATTTTCTTTTTGGCCACCTGAATCTGTTTTTGCTCTTTATAAGATAGGTGAGGCGAAAAAATAAACGGCTCGGCCTGTTGTTGAACCGAAAACTTTATTTTATCGGTTTTGGGGAGGGGTTTGGCGTAGTTATTGCGGTTTTCTTTGGCGGTTTGGGCGCACAAAGTGGACGATAGTAAGAGCAATGCCACGGCCCATCCGCCCAAGCGAAAGGAGACAAGGTACTTCATGATGTTTTTTATCGATTTATGGAATACAAATACTATTGGAATACAGCCACTAAAGTAAAAAAACTAAGTATATCTAACTATCTTTTTTTAGAAAATCTTGCATTATCGCCATTTTTTTGACCATTCTGAGGATTGAATCAGAATCATTATAGCGGTAAATATCGGGCAATTTTACCCAAGCTAAATCTTTCGATTCGTTGTTGATTAGGAGCGGTTTCTGGCTGTCGGATTGGAATAAAAACCGAATATCATAATGGTAGTGGGCGGGGTCTTTGGAGTTGGCAGGAATGAGATGCACGTCTACGTCAAAAATCTGATGGCTTAAAATGCTGATGTCTTCTAGTCCAGTTTCTTCCTGCGCTTCTTTCAACGCAACCTTTAGAATATCAGATTCTCCATCGGCGTGTCCTCCGGGTTGAAACCATTTGTCAAGTTTACGGTGGTGCATTAAAAGGGCCGAGGTTTGGGTTTCATCTACAATCCAGGCCGAGCCCGTAACGTGCCCAATTAGCAGCCAACGTTCAAAACAATCGGGGTTTTGTTCCACAAATTGCAGGGTATCGCGCCACATTTTTTGTTCTTCATCGTCAAAAGGAGAGTGTTGGCGGAGCAGCGTCAGGAGGGCAGTACGTTTCATATGGGTTGCTTAATGAATGAATCTTAATAATAGATAGAGTTTGGGGGGTATTGGTACTTTTCTATATCTTCGCGGTCGAAAGTCTACTAATTTATTAACAAAACTGCTAAAAATCATGATGAAATCACTCACACTAACGGCCCTAATTTTTGGAACCGTAGGTGCATTTGCCCAAATTCGTACCCCTCAACCCAGCTCGGCGGCTACTGTTATGCAGACCGTTGGAGTTACTGATATTACCGTAAAATACTCACGCCCAAGCATGAAAGGACGCGAAATTTTTGGTAAATTGATTCCTTACGGTCAGTTTTGGCGGACGGGTGCCAACCAAGCTACCGCTATCGAATTTTCGACGGATGTGATGTTGGAAGGCCAAAATGTTCCTGCTGGTAAGTATTTTCTGTACAGCATTCCCAACGCCGATGCATGGACGGTCATCATCAACAAATCAGCGGCTACGGCTCCTGAGCAATACAAGCAAGCCGACGACGTGGTACGCGTAAGCGTAAAGCCCACTCAGGCACCCATGACCGAAACATTTATGATAAGTTTTTCGGATATAACTGATTCTACCGCCGCCCTTGACCTCACTTGGGCCAACGTAAAAGTAAGCCCTAAACTGTCGGTGAGCACGACCAAAATGGTAGAAACGGCGATTGACAAAGCGGCCGAAGCAAGCGCAAACAACATGAACGCGGGAGCAACCTACTTGTTAGGAAAAGGAATCAATATGCAAAAGGCGCTTTCGATGATTAATCAGGCCGTTGCGTACAAAGAGACTTTCCGCAACCTGTGGACAAAAGCGCAAATCTTGGCCAAATTGGGCAACTTTGCCGAAGCCGCGCCATTGGCTAAAAAAGCCCTTGAGTTAGGTCAGTCAAGCAACGATGCTTCTTTTCCGTTCTTCAAAGATGCCATTGAAAAAGGTGCTACTGAGTATCTGTCAAAAGTGCCAGTACCCGAAGCTTTGAAATCAATTAAGAAGAAAAAATAGGTTTTCATAAGCATTCGTAAAAATGAAAAGCCCCGATGATGAGTCGGGGCTTTTCATTTAATGGGTCAATGGTATTCAGAAAGGCTAATTTCTGCGTGCAATCTCGTCTCGAATCTTAGCCGCTTTTTCGTATTCTTCGTTGTTGAGCGATTCGTCCAAAATGCGGTGGAGCTCATCGAGACTCATATTTTTGATTTGCTCGCTCAGGGAGCGTGGCTTTGATTGTTGCACTATTTCTTCAATGGCATCGTCGGGTTCTGATTGCGACCCCGAAACAATCCCTGCTTCCGAAAGGATGGTTTCATACGTGTAAATCGGGACGCTAAAACGGAGCGCAATGGCGATGGCGTCGGATGGACGGGCATCTATGATGGTTTCTCTCAGCCCATCGGCACTTGAGCAATGAACCCGGGCAAAAAAGATACCTTCGCGCAAATCAGAAATGATAATTTCGTTGACGGTATAATTAAACGCCTTGGCAAATGACTTGAAAAGATCGTGGGTCATGGGGCGGTTGGGCTGAATTTTTTCAATCTCAATCGCAATGGCCTGCGCTTCAAACATTCCAATGATGATGGGTAAGCGGCGATTGCCGTACTCTTCGCCAAGCACTAGGGCAAACGAACCTGCTTGTGACTGACTCGGTGAGAGCCCCAAAATTTCCAATTTTATTTTTTCCACTACTTTGTTAAGTTATCTTTTATTGGTTGCCTGTGGTTTCTCATCTTAAAAATGAAGGGGACAAACAACGACTCTTCTTTCAAAGAGGATGCAAAAATAATAAACCTGCGGTGAAAATGGAAAGTTTTTCCGTTCTCCGCAGGTTTATTAACGTTTGAAAGTACTTCTGGTGTTCCCGTAGCTAAAACTTTGTTCTAAAAAGGCAATTAAATGCCCTATTTCGCGTCTTTTACGGCTTTTGTCAATCGTGGTAAAATGTCAAAAACATCCCCTACGATGCCATAATCGGCCGCTTTGAAGAAAGGTGCTTCGGGGTCTTTGTTGATGGCTACGATTACTTTGGACGAGTTTACTCCCGCCAAGTGCTGAATCGCTCCCGAAATACCGCAGGCAATGTACAGATTTGGGGCTACTTTTATACCTGTTTGTCCAATGTGCTCGTGGTGAGGACGCCAATCGAGGTCAGAAACAGGCTTAGAACAACCCGTTGCAGCGCCCAAGGCACTTGCTAAATCTAACAAAGGTTGCCAATTATCGGGGCCTTTCATGCCGCGTCCACCCGACACAATAATGTCGGCTTCAGTCAACGACAATTCGCCGCTGGCTTTTTCTTGACCCGTTACTTTGGCCACAAAATCGCCGTTGTTGAGGGCAGGCGTGAAGGCTTCTACCGTAGCGCTTCCCGTTCCTTCCACGGCTTCAATGGCGTTTTTCTTGATTCCTAAAATCTTAACGGACCCTTTGACGTCTACGGTGGCAAAGGCTTTGCCCGTATATATGCTGCGGGTTACTTTGAAGCCGTTTGATACATCGGGTAATTCCGTCACGCCTGAAACAATGCTTGCGCCCAGTTTGGCGGCAGTGCGGGCACCCATGGCGTCGCAAAGCCCCGATTTGGGCAAAATAACCACTTCGGCGTTTTCATTTTTTACGGCGGCGGCCAGCACTGAGGCGTAGGCCATGGCATTTTCGTTGGCCAGTTCAGCGGCATTTGCGTGCAATACTTTGGTGGCGCCATACGCACCCGCTTTGGCTAATTCGGTGGCATCGGCCGTGCCGATGGCCAAGGCGGTCGCGGTGGTTCCTGATGCTTTTGCGACTGCTGCACCGTACGCCACGGCTTCGAGAGATGTTTTTTTGATGCTTCCGTTATCTAATTCAACAAATATTAGGACCATTTTTTTTTACATTTAGCAGTGAAGATTTTACATTAAACAGTAATCATTTAACAATGAACATTGGGGCTACTTCGGCTTTTACCTTATATCATACCTCATGTTAATTGCTCAATGATTACAGCACTTTTGCCTCCGTTTTCAGGAGTGAAATAAGGGTTTCTGCTTGGTCTGCAGGAATCATCTTGCAGGCACCTTTGGGGGCGGGTAGGGTGTATTGGTCGAGGGTGGCCATGTCCCCAACGGCTACGGGTTCTACCACTTTGAGGGGTTTGGTACGGGCCGTCATAATGCCGCGCATGTTCGGGATTTTCCATTCGGCAATGGGCTCCTGACATCCTAAAACCAACGGTAGGGGAGCTTCCAAAAATTCTTTTCCACCTTCAATCTCCCGCGCAAATTTGGCGGTGGAGCCTTCAATATCTAGTTTCATCACGGGCGAAAACGACGGGATACCAAGCATTTCACCTACCAATCCGTGGACTACGCCGCTGTTGAAATCAATGGATTCGCGGCCCATCAAAATTAAATCATAACCGCCTTCTTTGGCAATGGCAGCAATTTGGGTAGCGGTAAAATAAGAATCGGTCGGCTCGGCATTGACGCGTACCGCATCATCGGCTCCAATGGCTAAGGCTTTGCGGATCTGAGGGTCGCTTTCGGCTTCCCCCACGTTCAATACCGTTATGCTGCCGCCCTGCTGCTCTTTTAGCTCCACGGCCCGTGCCAAGGCATAGTCGTCGTAAGGGCCGATGATGTACTGCACGCCCGCTTTGTTAAGTTTGGTGTTGTTGTCCGTAAAACTAATTTTGGCCGTTGTATCAGGTACGTTCGTTATACAAACTAAAATTTTCATGTGCTTATCTTAATGTTTGAAATATAACTTTTAGGAGATTTACTTTGTTGGTGCGAATATAAAGCAAGGTTTTTAAAAATAGTATGCTTGCATAATAATTTTTTATGAATAACACTCGTCTCGCCTTTTTGCTGCAATTTTTTGAGGAGGATTCCCATGATCCCTTCAACGCGTACGCTCTTGCGATGGAATATCAACAAAGTGATGTGACCAAAGCGACGGAATATTTCCAATTATTATTGGAGAAACATCCTGATTATTTGCCCACATACTACCACGCGGCGGCTTTGTTTACGGAGTTGGAGCAATTGGATTTGGCCGAACAACTCTACCAAAAGGGGATGCAATTGGCGTTGAGTCAGCAAAATACCAAAACCTACCAAGAACTCCAACGGGCGTATCGCGGCTTTCAGGATGAATACCTGTCTTGAATAACGTCTTAACGTCGCGAGGTGGTTTTAACATCGGCGAGGTTCCCAACCTCGCCGATGTTGCTCTTTGTTCTCCAAACCTCGCCTACGTTGTTACTAAAATATGTTAAAACCTGACACTTTGTCAGCGTTTTCGCGGAATCTTTGTAACTTTGCACCCATTCATAGAGTTAGGTAAAAATACCGATGACTTTATGAACTAACGACCATTGATTGACAAAATGATTACATCAACATTAAAAATACTTTCGGAAGCCGATAAAGAGGCGTGTGAATTGGTCAAGGTAAGCGAGGAGGAATTGACCGTTGATAAAAAGAGACTGTTCATCGAAAGCTATGGCTGCCAGATGAACTTTTCGGACAGTGAAATTGTGGCGGCGGTGATGCGGAATGCGGATTTTGCCACGACTTCTTCGGAAGATAACGCCGACGTTATTTTTCTGAATACCTGCGCCATCCGTGACAACGCCGAACAAAAAGTCCGGAATCGGCTTCAATACCTCAATAATTTGAAGAAAAAACGCCCAGGACTCATCATTGGAGTGTTGGGTTGTATGGCAGAGCGACTGAAAACCAAGTTGTTGGACGAAGAAAAAATGGTAGACATCGTGGCGGGCCCCGATTCCTACCGCGATTTGCCGCGCTTGGTGGAAGAAGCCGAAACGGGTCAAAAAGCCGTCAATGTGTTTCTTTCGAGAGAAGAAACCTACGCCGATATTTCGCCGATTCGACTGAATTCCAACGGGATTACGGCCTACATCAGTATCATGCGCGGTTGCGACAATATGTGCAGTTTTTGCGTGGTTCCTTATACCCGTGGACGCGAGCGCAGCCGCGACCCGTTTAGCATTGTGGAAGAAGCGCGTTTGCTTTTTGCCGATGGTTACAAAGAAGTGACCCTGCTCGGACAGAACGTGGATAGTTATAAGTGGAAAAAGGAGGCCGAAAAAGGCGCCGAACCTTCTCAAATGGTCAACTTTGCCCAGCTGCTAGAAATGGTGGCGTTGATTCACCCTGATTTACGGGTTCGGTTCAGTACGTCGCACCCCAAAGACATCACCGATGATGTACTTTGGACGATGAAAAAGTACGAGAATATTTGTAATTACATCCATTTTCCCGCCCAAAGCGGTAATAGTCGCGTATTGAAGGTCATGAATCGCACCTACGACCGCGAATGGTACATCCAAAAAATTGACCGCATACGGGAAATTTTGGGCGAAGATTGTGGTATTTCAACCGACATGATTACGGGCTTCTGCACCGAAACGGAGGAAGAACATCAAGATACGTTGTCGTTGATGGAATACGTAAAATATGACTACGCGTACATGTTTGCGTATTCTGAGCGCCCAGGCACGCCAGCGGCCAAAAAACTCAAAGATGACGTTCCCGAAGAAGTCAAAAAGCGACGTTTACAGGAAGTCATTGCCGTACAGCGCCAACATTCAAGTGAGCGCAACGAAATGGCCTTGGGGAAAATTCAAAAAGTATTGGTTGAAGGACCTTCCAAGCGCTCCGATGCTGATTTATGCGGACGAAATGATCAGAATAAAGTGGTGATTTTCCCAAGGGAACACTATAAAAAAGGGGATTATGTGTATGTGTTGGTAACAGAATGCTCCTCGGCTACCTTGATCGGGAAAGCGGTAGAAGCGGTTCTGGCATAAGGTTAGTTGAAATGGATATATATCCGGTTAGTGCCCAGAGTTCTTATTAAAAATTTTCTAACGTAGCGTTGCTCAATCGTTGGTTTTTAGCCATCAAAAATCGGCAACTGTACATTGTAGATGTTATAAATGCTTTCAAATCCGGAAATACAATCCATCAAAAACCGCTTTGGGATAATCGGAAATGCTCCTGCCCTCAACTATGCCCTCAACATAGCCTTACAGGTAGCGGCCACTGATTTGACCGTGCTCATTACGGGCGAAAGCGGTAGTGGTAAAGAATCGTTCTCAAAGATTATTCATAACCTAAGTTCACGCAAACACGGCCCTTTTATTGCCATCAACTGCGGCGCTATTCCCGAAGGGACCATTGATTCTGAGTTGTTTGGGCACGTAAAGGGTTCTTTTACGGGAGCCATTGAAGACCGAAAAGGCTACTTCGAAATAACCAACGGTGGAACTATTTTCTTGGACGAAATCGCCGAGATGCCCATCGGAACCCAGGCCCGGCTTTTGCGGGTGTTGGAAAACAAAGAGTTTATTCGTGTAGGCTCCTCCAAGGTGCAGAAAACAGATGTGCGGGTTGTGGCGGCCACCAACGTGAACCTCATCGACGCCGTACAGCGCGGCAAGTTTCGGGAAGATTTGTATTATCGCCTCAATACAGTACCGATTGCAGTGCCGCCGCTGCGCGAACGGGGGAGTGATATTGACATGCTTTTTCGGAAATTTACCACCGATTTTGCCGAGCGCTATCGCATTACACCCATCACCCTTACGCCCGAAGCGCGAGATATGTTGATAAGCTATAATTTCCCAGGCAACATTCGTCAGCTGAAAAATATTGCCGAACAGATTCAAATTCTGGAAGCGGAAAATAAAGTGCCAATTGCGCCAACGGTTTTGGTAAAATACTTGCCCAATTACGCATCTTCCACGCGTTCGATGACGTTGCTGGGCGGTGCGGCAGGGGGAGCCAACGGCCCCGAATCTTTCAACGAACGGGAGTTGTTATACAAAATCCTGTTTGATATGCGCCGCGATGTCAATGACCTGAAAAAGTTGGTGTTGAAGGTCTTGAATAATGAAGCCTACGGCAGTGATATTTTGCGGGAACACGATGGGCTGTTTAACGGCATTGAAGCAGAAAGTGCATTCACAAAGCCACATTCAGATACCAAACTGTTGCCCAGCCATAGTCAGCACCAGCCAACGGTCAGCAGCCAACCAACGCAGAGTGCTACCCCAAACATTATTCAGATTTCGCCGTACGACGACGTGGAAGACATTGCCCACGAAACCGCCGAAGACGAGTCGTTGTCGTTGGAGCAGAAAGAAAAAGAGATGATTATCAAAGCCTTACAGCGAAGTAATGGCAAAAGGAAATATGCAGCACAGGCGCTCGGGATTTCGGAAAGAACGCTGTATCGAAAAATTAAGCAATATGATATTGAAGAAGAATAGGAAAGGAGCGGGAAGCGAGAAGTGTGGAGTGAGAACGGAGAATCAGAGCGTTTTTAGAAGTTATTTTATGCTACTTGCGCTCCTTGTTTCTCAATTCTTACTGAATTCCTGCGGGATTTACTCTTTCAGTGGCACGTCGCTGTCGCCCGATATTAAGAGCGTGACGGTGGTCAACTTCACGATGGCTACCGCGGGTGGGCCTTCCAACATGGCGTTGCAGTTCAACGAAAAAATGAAGGAATATTACCAGCGAAATACCAGTTTGGCGCTGTTGCCTTCCAACGGTGACATGCAGCTTGAAGGCACGATTACGGGCTATGAGGTGATTCCCGCCGCGCCAACAGCCAACGACCAGGCTGCTCTAAACCGGTTATCTATAACGATACAGGTAAAGTTTACCAATAATAAAGACGAAGAGAAAAACTTTGACCAAAGCTTTAGCTTTTTTAAAGACTTTCCCCAGAATCAGACACTTAACCAAGTAGAAAGTAGGCTCGTACCCCTCATTTTGGATCAACTCGTTCAGGACATCTTCAACAAGTCGGCGGGCGACTGGTAAGTTTTTGTAGAAATCGTTCCTGTTGTCTGTGAATCGTAGTATCTTCGTTACCTAAAAAAATAAAAGTTGTTCGTTTTCCTTCCGACACAGAGGGCCGACGACGGATTGAATTACTGACCCCATTGTATGAATAATCGTTACGTTAAAGAGTCCTTTTCGTACTGGACGGCTCACCCCGACGATACTTCCGAAAGCGATATTTCGCAACTCCAGGAAGCCGCCGGCACTTATCCTTACTGCCAGTCGTTGCATATATTAATTGCCAAAGCAATGGCCGTTCATCATCCTGAGCAAGCCGAGGCGAGCATTCAAAAAGCGGCGGCGTATTCCCTCAGTCGCAATACGTTACGAAAATTAATCCAGAATGAATTTGAATGGTCGCCCAATTTGCGCAGCCGTCAGTTTGAAAATGTATTGATTTGGCCAGGTGATTATCAGAAACCTGCCGCCACTTCGTATTCCAAGCAGGAATGGAAATTGCCTGAATTGCCAAAAATTTCTTTTTTTGATGCGCCAGAAACCCCGCAGCCAAAACCAAGTCTTCCCGAATTACCACCCATAGACGATACTACCTTGCGCGAAAACGCACTACAAACCGAATTGGAACAGATTGAGAGTTCAGTGATAGAAGAAAGCCAACCGGACCAACGTGAGTTGGAGCGTCAGCGTCAGATTCAGATTATTGACAGTTTTATTGAGAATGAAGCCCGCATGGGCCCCATCCGCGCTAACTTCAAAGATTTGTCCAACCAAGAGCAGGAAGACCTGGCCAAAAAACGCAATATGAACTTTTCAAGCGGGGCCGTCAGCGAAGGAATGGCCAAAATTATGGCTAGACAAGGGAAAATTGAACGGGCGATTGAAATCTACGAACAACTAATGTTGAAAAAACCGGAAAAAAAAGCGTACTTTGCCGAAAAAATTAAGGATTTAACAACTGAGTAAAACGTTAAAAGTGTAAAGCGAAAAGTGTAAAGATGAGAGGTAAGGGGGAAACGTTAAGAGAGAAGAAAATTTGTTGAAAACAGAGAATCGGCCTTTAAACGCAAACTGCTTCCTAGAAAACTGAAACTTTGAACCGAAAACTGAAACTGTAGACTCTAAACTGTAAACTACAATGTTCACCGTATTTATTGTAATAATCGCTATCATCGCTGTATTATTGATTTTGATTGTTTTGGTACAAAACTCAAAAGGTGGCGGATTGACGGGCGAATTGGGCGGAATGGGCGCTACGCAAATGTTTGGCGTAAAACGTACCACCGACTTGTTGGAGCAAATTACTTGGGGCTTGGTAGGTGCGTTGGCCTTACTTTGTCTTGTATCTAATTTGTTTATCGGTACTCCCCAAGCCGATGCCGGCATTAACAGCGTAAACGTAGAAAAGGCCAATCAGCGCTCGGTACCTGCCGCGCCTGCCCCTGCCCCCACTACCACTCCTGCGCCTGCACAGCAGCAACCTGCTCCCGCTCAGAAGTAAACAAAACATTTTTTAGCTCAAAAGCCCC encodes:
- the rpe gene encoding ribulose-phosphate 3-epimerase, translated to MNAPLIAPSVLAADFANLQRDVEMLNRSTADWIHVDIMDGVFVPNISFGLPVTAAIKKHAQKPLDVHLMIVHPERYLEAFRDAGADVLTVHYEACPHLHRTIQQIKLLGVKAGVALNPHTPVSLLQDVIADLDLVLIMSVNPGFGGQKFIERTYERVRQTAAMIAESGSNAIIEIDGGVNQSNAALLYHAGARALVAGNFVFTAADPVQTIAELKKVW
- a CDS encoding methylated-DNA--[protein]-cysteine S-methyltransferase, which encodes METINEQQVLDYQRIEKAIVFIEQNFKQQPSLSEIADHVALSEFHFNRLFSRWAGTSPQRFMRFLTKEFAKECLSNADNLLHATYETGLSSTSRLHDLFITYEAMTPAEYKSKGAGLTIHYGIHETPFGACLIAVTARGITDLQFLSEDTAEAVKDKLRQDWANADWIENTDVTQPYIDQIFYQTPSNDLPLTMLLRGTNFQIKVWEALLRIPFGQLVSYDEIAQHIGQPKASRAVGTAIGSNRIGFLIPCHRVLQKVGGIGGYRWGITRKKAILGWEMSQSS
- a CDS encoding NUDIX hydrolase, with protein sequence MKRTALLTLLRQHSPFDDEEQKMWRDTLQFVEQNPDCFERWLLIGHVTGSAWIVDETQTSALLMHHRKLDKWFQPGGHADGESDILKVALKEAQEETGLEDISILSHQIFDVDVHLIPANSKDPAHYHYDIRFLFQSDSQKPLLINNESKDLAWVKLPDIYRYNDSDSILRMVKKMAIMQDFLKKDS
- a CDS encoding DUF2911 domain-containing protein, whose translation is MMKSLTLTALIFGTVGAFAQIRTPQPSSAATVMQTVGVTDITVKYSRPSMKGREIFGKLIPYGQFWRTGANQATAIEFSTDVMLEGQNVPAGKYFLYSIPNADAWTVIINKSAATAPEQYKQADDVVRVSVKPTQAPMTETFMISFSDITDSTAALDLTWANVKVSPKLSVSTTKMVETAIDKAAEASANNMNAGATYLLGKGINMQKALSMINQAVAYKETFRNLWTKAQILAKLGNFAEAAPLAKKALELGQSSNDASFPFFKDAIEKGATEYLSKVPVPEALKSIKKKK
- a CDS encoding bifunctional nuclease family protein, producing the protein MEKIKLEILGLSPSQSQAGSFALVLGEEYGNRRLPIIIGMFEAQAIAIEIEKIQPNRPMTHDLFKSFAKAFNYTVNEIIISDLREGIFFARVHCSSADGLRETIIDARPSDAIAIALRFSVPIYTYETILSEAGIVSGSQSEPDDAIEEIVQQSKPRSLSEQIKNMSLDELHRILDESLNNEEYEKAAKIRDEIARRN
- a CDS encoding electron transfer flavoprotein subunit alpha/FixB family protein, whose protein sequence is MVLIFVELDNGSIKKTSLEAVAYGAAVAKASGTTATALAIGTADATELAKAGAYGATKVLHANAAELANENAMAYASVLAAAVKNENAEVVILPKSGLCDAMGARTAAKLGASIVSGVTELPDVSNGFKVTRSIYTGKAFATVDVKGSVKILGIKKNAIEAVEGTGSATVEAFTPALNNGDFVAKVTGQEKASGELSLTEADIIVSGGRGMKGPDNWQPLLDLASALGAATGCSKPVSDLDWRPHHEHIGQTGIKVAPNLYIACGISGAIQHLAGVNSSKVIVAINKDPEAPFFKAADYGIVGDVFDILPRLTKAVKDAK
- a CDS encoding electron transfer flavoprotein subunit beta/FixA family protein, which gives rise to MKILVCITNVPDTTAKISFTDNNTKLNKAGVQYIIGPYDDYALARAVELKEQQGGSITVLNVGEAESDPQIRKALAIGADDAVRVNAEPTDSYFTATQIAAIAKEGGYDLILMGRESIDFNSGVVHGLVGEMLGIPSFSPVMKLDIEGSTAKFAREIEGGKEFLEAPLPLVLGCQEPIAEWKIPNMRGIMTARTKPLKVVEPVAVGDMATLDQYTLPAPKGACKMIPADQAETLISLLKTEAKVL
- a CDS encoding tetratricopeptide repeat protein: MNNTRLAFLLQFFEEDSHDPFNAYALAMEYQQSDVTKATEYFQLLLEKHPDYLPTYYHAAALFTELEQLDLAEQLYQKGMQLALSQQNTKTYQELQRAYRGFQDEYLS
- the miaB gene encoding tRNA (N6-isopentenyl adenosine(37)-C2)-methylthiotransferase MiaB; amino-acid sequence: MITSTLKILSEADKEACELVKVSEEELTVDKKRLFIESYGCQMNFSDSEIVAAVMRNADFATTSSEDNADVIFLNTCAIRDNAEQKVRNRLQYLNNLKKKRPGLIIGVLGCMAERLKTKLLDEEKMVDIVAGPDSYRDLPRLVEEAETGQKAVNVFLSREETYADISPIRLNSNGITAYISIMRGCDNMCSFCVVPYTRGRERSRDPFSIVEEARLLFADGYKEVTLLGQNVDSYKWKKEAEKGAEPSQMVNFAQLLEMVALIHPDLRVRFSTSHPKDITDDVLWTMKKYENICNYIHFPAQSGNSRVLKVMNRTYDREWYIQKIDRIREILGEDCGISTDMITGFCTETEEEHQDTLSLMEYVKYDYAYMFAYSERPGTPAAKKLKDDVPEEVKKRRLQEVIAVQRQHSSERNEMALGKIQKVLVEGPSKRSDADLCGRNDQNKVVIFPREHYKKGDYVYVLVTECSSATLIGKAVEAVLA
- a CDS encoding sigma-54 interaction domain-containing protein codes for the protein MLSNPEIQSIKNRFGIIGNAPALNYALNIALQVAATDLTVLITGESGSGKESFSKIIHNLSSRKHGPFIAINCGAIPEGTIDSELFGHVKGSFTGAIEDRKGYFEITNGGTIFLDEIAEMPIGTQARLLRVLENKEFIRVGSSKVQKTDVRVVAATNVNLIDAVQRGKFREDLYYRLNTVPIAVPPLRERGSDIDMLFRKFTTDFAERYRITPITLTPEARDMLISYNFPGNIRQLKNIAEQIQILEAENKVPIAPTVLVKYLPNYASSTRSMTLLGGAAGGANGPESFNERELLYKILFDMRRDVNDLKKLVLKVLNNEAYGSDILREHDGLFNGIEAESAFTKPHSDTKLLPSHSQHQPTVSSQPTQSATPNIIQISPYDDVEDIAHETAEDESLSLEQKEKEMIIKALQRSNGKRKYAAQALGISERTLYRKIKQYDIEEE
- the lptE gene encoding LPS assembly lipoprotein LptE → MLLALLVSQFLLNSCGIYSFSGTSLSPDIKSVTVVNFTMATAGGPSNMALQFNEKMKEYYQRNTSLALLPSNGDMQLEGTITGYEVIPAAPTANDQAALNRLSITIQVKFTNNKDEEKNFDQSFSFFKDFPQNQTLNQVESRLVPLILDQLVQDIFNKSAGDW